In the genome of Capra hircus breed San Clemente chromosome 5, ASM170441v1, whole genome shotgun sequence, one region contains:
- the LOC108636097 gene encoding olfactory receptor 8S1-like encodes MTMKNHSAVNEFVLLGLSIDPHIQAVLFVMFLLIYLLTLMGNFLMLLMIWADFHLHTPMYFFLRQLSFLDLCHSSVTVPKMLENLLSESKTIFVESCLAQAFFVFTTGGTEACLLAVMAYDRYVAISSPLLYGKVMNNQLCVGLVWGSWGLAFVDALINILLAVNLDYCEDQTIPHFSCELSSLFPLSCSDTSTNFTLLLCSSVLHFFGTFVMIASSYALIVSTVLSISSTSGRSKAFSTCSSHLTTVILFYGSGFLSYLLPASGSALEMIFSLQYSVITPMLNPLIYSLQNKEVKAAMGRVFRKYFHSLL; translated from the coding sequence ATGACCATGAAAAACCATAGTGCTGTCAATGAGTTCGTTCTCCTTGGACTATCTATTGACCCACATATTCAGGCTGTACTCTTTGTGATGTTCCTTCTGATTTACCTCCTCACTCTGATGGGAAATTTCTTGATGCTGCTGATGATATGGGCTGATTTTCACCTCCACACACCCATGTACTTCTTTTTGAGACAGCTCTCCTTTCTGGATCTCTGCCATTCATCCGTCACAGTCCCCAAGATGCTGGAAAATCTACTTTCTGAAAGTAAAACCATCTTTGTAGAGAGCTGCCTGGCTCAGGCCTTCTTTGTGTTTACCACCGGGGGCACTGAAGCCTGTCTGCTGGCTGTGATGGCCTACGACCGCTACGTAGCCATCAGCTCCCCTCTGCTTTACGGCAAGGTGATGAACAACCAGCTCTGTGTTGGGCTGGTATGGGgctcctggggcctggcctttgtGGATGCTCTCATCAACATCCTCCTGGCTGTCAATTTAGACTACTGTGAGGACCAAACTATTCCCCACTTCAGCTGCGAGctgtcttctctcttccctctgtctTGCTCTGATACCTCCACCAATTTCACgctcctgctttgttcttctgTCTTGCATTTTTTTGGAACCTTTGTGATGATTGCTTCTTCCTATGCCCTTATTGTCTCCACTGTCCTAAGCATCAGCTCCACTTCGGGCAGAAGTAAGGCCTTCTCTAcctgctcctcccacctcacTACTGTGATCTTGTTTTATGGCTCAGGTTTCCTCAGCTATCTGTTGCCAGCCTCAGGTTCTGCCCTGGAGATGATCTTCTCCTTGCAATACAGCGTGATCACTCCCATGCTGAATCCTCTCATCTATAGCCTGCAGAACAAGGAGGTGAAGGCAGCTATGGGAAGAGTGTTTAGAAAATACTTTCATTCTCTTCTGTAG